TCGTTAGCACCAGTTGGGGGTGTGTTTGCGGTTTCCTTCGTTGCCGTATTATTGGCAGCAAGTGTGGTGGAGCTGCTACGTCGTCGCGGCGGCTATCTTATCGCCTCCGCTGCGGTATTGATAATCAGTACCTCGTTATGGCTAATTAACCCACAATGGACCCAGCCCAAAGGCACCCCAGACTTATCAGTATCCTTAATCCAAGGTAATATTCCGCAAGATTTAAAATGGTTAACGGATTATCAAGTTGAAACTCTGAATATTTACGCGACCTTGACCAGTACTGAGTGGGGGCGTGATATTGTCCTGTGGCCAGAATCCTCTATTCCGATGTTTCAGACTGAGGCTGTGGGCTTTATTAGTGAGATGGTCAAAATGGCCAATGAGACTAATACCTCGTGGATAACGGGTATTCCTTACAAAGATGAAGCCGCATACAACGCCAGTACTGATGATTATCCGCCATTTTATAATAGTGTCATTGCGCTAGGCGCTGAAGCCGATGGCTTGTATAAAAAGCAACGCTTGGTACCGTTTGGTGAATATATTCCATTTGAAGGTCTATTGGATATTTTGCCTAATCTAGCGGGTAGCCAAGATATTATGAGCTATAGTCGTGGTAGCGAGCAGCAGTCACCACTGCGTGTGCGTGGTCATAATATCGGTGTGGCGGTTTGTTACGAGGTGGCGTATCCGGACACCACTCGTAAAAACGCCATTGGTGCTGACTTTTTATTAACTATCTCAAACGATGCTTGGTTTGGTACCTCAGCAGGACCGCTACAACATTTACAAATGGTACAAATGCGTTCTCTTGAAAATGGTCGCTGGTTTATGCGTGCGACTAATACTGGTGTGACTGCGATCATTGATCATAAAGGGCGTATCGTAAAGCGCGCCCCGCAGTTTGAACGCACTGTCCTACGTGGTGATATCCAAGCACGAGTTGGCAACACCCCGTTTATGCTGTTTGGTCATTACCCCATCTTAATCATCATCGCTCTGCTCTTGCTACTAAGCTATCTTGGCAAGCGTGAACATACTTGTACGCGTTCGGGTAAATAAATAACAATCATGGTAAATATCCAATGAATATATTTTTTACTAATAATTCCTTTAAATCGTTAAGGGTTTGAACAAAACGCTATAAATTGCGATATAATAAACCGATATTTTAAATATTTTTTGTGCAAGGTGGATAAGGTATGTCAGAAGATATTGTTAAAAATAACCCCAAGAAAGAGTTCCTGTTTGCCTTAGGCGGCGTGGGCTTATTTTTGGGTATCGTATTGCTCATTGGTATCTCAGCCTTTTTGCGTCCAGCTGGTGAGCATATTACCGCTGAGCCCACAGAAGAGTCAGTCGCTGCTGACGAAGCAGCAGCAATTGCTGCAGAAGATGCTGCTGCACCGGCTGCCACTACAGAGGCCACAACTGCAGCGGTAGCAACACCCGCTGATGCGACAGTTACCCCTGCTCCAGATACTGGCGATGCGATCGTTGCTGCTGAAGCGGGTACGGCAACCGCTGAAGGAACAGCGAACCAAGCTGCTGTTGCAGATGCTGATGCGACTGCTGAACAAGCTGATGGCGACTTAGATGCGGGCAATGCTGATAAAACAACAACCATACAGTAAGTCTATACATAGCCAACTAAGTTTGTTTGGCCTACTTGGACATCCATAATTATTTGGGTATCCATAAGTAGAGTAGATATCCAATAGCTGCTCTATAACATGGCTGAGGTTTTTATACTTGCCGTCTTATAGAACTATGATACCGCCATTATCATTGCCAAAAACTCGCCCCCAGCTACTGAGGGCGAGTTTTTTTGTGGGTAGTCGTTCAATTATTAACCATTTTTTTCTTTACATGTAAACAGTCTGGTGGAACAATAACCCGCGCACATGACCACCCAACAAAATAATTAAGGGCTTGGTCATTATTAATAGTGGTATTTAAAGGAATAAATTTATGAGCACGGAACCACAATCAGAATTTAGTGCTGCTGAATTGGCAGCGCTAGAAGATGGCTTTATGGGACATCCCCAACCGCTACGTCCATTATTTTTCACAGAAATGTGGGAGCGTTTTTCGTATTATAGTATTCGTCCGCTACTGGTTTTATTTATGGTGGCGAGCGTTGGTAGCGGTGGTTTTGGCTTCGATGAAGTAACAGCTTCTGCTATCTATGGTATTTTTGCTGGCTCCCTTTATTTGGCAGCGGTACCGGGCGGCTGGTTGGCTGATAACTGGCTGGGTCAGGAGCGAGCGCTATGGTGGGGCAGCATTATAATTGCCCTTGGTCACTTGTGTATTGCGCTATCTGCTATGTTTGGTATGACGCTATTTTTCGTCGGTCTGATATGTATTGTTTTGGGTTCAGGCTTATTCAAAACCTGTATCTCAGTGATGGTAGGTGCCTTGTACCCCAAGAGTGATGCTCGCCGTGATGGCGGCTTTACTTTGTTTTATATGGGTATCAATATTGGCGCGTTATTAGCCGCGCTTATTGTCGGGGTGTTTAAAGAAAAAGGCATGTGGCACGTGGGCTTTGGGGTCGGTGGTCTGGGCATGTTAGTTTCGTTGCTGATATACCGTTTTACGGCTCAAAAAAGTCTAACGCGCTATGCGCGAGCCAAAGGTATCACTGCGGATTGGGAGCATGCTAATGAGGGTTATAAAAACGTAGGTCGCTGGGTTGCAGGATTTTTGGCTTTACTGGTTGCCATCATTGTCTTGGTATCTACTGGTATCATGCCATTCGCGCCTGAAATGGTCGCAGAGTATATGACTTATCTGATTGCAGCTGTGGTCATACTGTACTTTGCGGTTATGTTCATCTCTCCACGATTGGATAAAACAGATAAGCTGCGCTTGTTGATTTGCTTTATCCTGATTATTGGCTCGACACTATTTTGGTCAAGCTTTGAGCAGCAGCCGACTTCTTTTAACTTGTTCGCTGATAACTATACTGATCTTAATGTTTTAGGCTTTGAGGTACCTAGTATATGGTTTCAGTCATTGAACCCACTATTTATCTTAATGTTAGCACCTATCGCTAGTATTCTATGGGTCAAGCTTGGCAATCGAAATCTTGAGCCGAGTAGTATGACTAAGTTTGCGCTTGGTATGCTGTTGGCCGCTGCCGGTTTTGCCCTGATGATATTTGCCTCTAAAAGCATCTTGACCAATGAAGGTGGGTTGGCGTCACCTTTATGGTTAGTGGGTAGCCTATTCCTCTTGACCCTTGGTGAGTTGGCACTCAGTCCTGTTGGCTTGTCGGCAATGACTAAGCTTGCGCCAAAAGGTATGCAAGGCCAGATGATGGGGCTTTTCTTTGCCTCTATAGCGCTGGGTAACTTGGTTGCTGCCTTCTTTGGTGGCCATGTGTCAGCTGATAAAATTGAAGGGTTACCGGGTTTGTTTACGACCATGACCATCTTCTTGGTGGTCACTGCTATTATGCTGTTAGCATTAGCCAAGCCGGTTAATAATATGCTTAAAAAGAGCGAGCGTGCTGATCAGCTTAGCTAATTGATAAGATGTATTAAGATATATTCGTGAATGACAACCGCATAATTTACGTGTGATAGGACGTGTTACCCTCATCGGTAGCACGTTTTTGTTATCTAATTGCTCATATATTTTTACTAGGCTATTGAAAGCTTAGTATCTGCCCAAACATCTAATGACAGGCTTTCGTAATAACATCACGTTTATCTGGCCATCTTTATATATCGTATCGCATTTATCCTCGATGTTTTTGTTTTTAGCAAACTGAATTATAGTTAAAACACCTTAAAAACGCGATGGTACTGCTGGTATAAGATTTTTGCAGCCTCTGTCTGCGTAGGCACAGCAAGCCAGAAAAACTTATGCGTAGTAGGTTATGTATCGATATTACTTTTCATTGACTATATTTGCTTAGATTTAGATAGTGTTTGTCGTTATTAAAGACTAACTATAAGTTTAACTGCTCAAATAAAAAGACTGTCTATAGTCAACTTATGATGGAAATTTTCTGAATAATAAATAAGGAATAACTTAATGAATAAGCAAAATATTCATGATCGTATCGATAACTTGCGCCAAGCATTAGTTGAGCAAGATTTGACCGCCATTATTGTGCCCTCAGCCGATCCTCATCTATCTGAGTATTTACCAGAATACTGGCAAGCGCGACAGTGGCTGACCGGATTTACCGGTTCAGTCGGCACCTTAGTGGTGACTGCTGATTTTGCTGGGTTATGGACCGATAGTCGCTACTGGGTGCACGCTGCTGATCAGCTAGAAGGTACGGGTATCAGCTTGGAGAAACTTGCTCCTGGTCAGCCCAATCATATCGCCTGGCTAGCTGGACATCTACAAGAGGGTGATAGTGTGGCAGTTGATGGTAATGTCCTGTCTATCGCCGAGCAAGATAAGCTGCTAAATGCTTTTGACGCCAATGACATTACCCTCATTACGGATCGTGATGTGCTTGATGACGTTTGGGCAGACCGTCCAGCGCTACCAACAGCAAAATTGTACGTGCATAATGCTCAGTTTGTTGCGCAATCAGCGGCTTCAAAGCTTGCCGCGGTACGAGAAGGCATGAAGGAAGCAGGTGCGACTCACCATTTGCTATCAAGCTTAGATGATATCGCCTGGCTGACCAATTTACGCGGTGCTGATATCGATTACAATCCGATATTCTTATCGCATTTGCTTATCAGTAGCGACAATGCAACCTTGTTTATCGATAACAATAAAATCAGTAGTGAAATCGAGCAAGGCTTAAAAGATAGTGGTTTTACTCTGGCTGACTATAATGCCGTACAGGATGCACTAGGCGCGCTTACGCCTGAGGACTTATTGCTATTAGACCCAAGTAAAGTTGCTATCGGTACCTTGTCAAAAATAGCAGATGACGTGGGCTTTATTGAGCAAATGGCGCCCAGCTCGTTACTTAAATCAGTTAAATCAGATGCTGATATTGATCATGTCCGTGAAGCGATGCGCCAAGATGGAGCTGCCTTATGTGAGTTCTTTGCCGACTTTGAGCAGCGTTTAGCCGATGGCGAACGTTTAAGTGAGCTTGATGTTGACAGTATGTTAATAGCAGTACGTAGTCAGCAACCGCATTATGTCTCACCGAGCTTTCCAACGATTGCTGGCTTCAATGATAATGGCGCATTGCCGCATTATCGTGCGACGCCGGAAAAGTTCAGCTATCTTGATGTTGCCGAGGGCGAAGGCGGTTTGTTATTGATTGACTCCGGCGCCCAATATCAAAACGGTACCACCGATATCACGCGCGTGGTTGGTATTGGCCAAGTGAGCGACGCGCACAAACGTGACTTTTCGACTGTGCTTAAAGCGCATGTTGCCCTTGCACGCGCCAACTTCCCTGATGGGATTGCCTCACCATTGATCGATGCCATTTGCCGTGCCCCATTATGGCAAGCACAGATGGATTATGGTCATGGTACCGGTCATGGCGTTGGTTTCTTTTTAAACGTTCACGAAGGCCCACAAGTTATTGCCTATAGTGCCAGCACGCCTAAAGAGCGCGCGATGAAAGCCGGTATGATTTCAAGTAATGAGCCGGGCTTATATCGTGAAGGTAAGTACGGTATTCGTATTGAAAATTTGATGGTCAATAAGCGTGTTGCTCAGCCTACAGAAACTGATTTCGGTGATTTTCTGAACTTTGAAACCGTAACTTACTGTCCAATCGATACTCGTTTAATCGAAAAGTCATTATTAAGCGATGTAGAAGTAGATTGGTTAAATAATTATCATAAGCAAGTCTATGCTGAGCTAAATAGCCGCGTTAAAGGGGCTGCTCTTGAGTGGCTAACCGAGCGCACAAAGGCAATATAAAACAGCTATTAGAACATTGTTAAAATACTAAAAGTAAGGTAAAAAAGCGCCCAGTAAATGATTTGCTGGGCGCTTTTTTGTTTAGAAATTTAACTAAGTGCTATATAGTCGATGAAAAGTAATATCGATACATAACATACTGCTGGCATAAGTTTTTCTGGCGTGCTGTTCGCCAGCATGACATAAGCTACAAAACGTTTGTTACAGTAGCATCTTATTAGCACTGTACCGTTTCTAAATTGGATTGACTATAGCGACTAATGGCTGTTGTTATTAGCAGGCTTACTTTTTAATGGCATTATTTCTTATTATTTCTTATTATTTTTTATTATTTATATCAACAGCTGAATCTTGTGCGGTCAATTGCTGGGTAACCTCAGCACGTAGCCAAGACTTTAAATTCTCAGACATTTGCGCCATCTGTTCGCTTAAGTAATCATCAACGTGTATTTCTAACTCATGGATCAAGCTTTCATGAGCGGCACTTAGTTTAAGGTCTTTTAGAGATAGGTCAATTACTGAACTCTGGTTCAGCTTGTCTGTAAGCGCTTTGATATGACTATCATTGGTCGCGTTATCTTCAGTACGGGCTTTATCATCAGCTAATTTATTGTCATTTTCAGTCAGCGTAGCGTTGCTAATTGAGTCGTCAGCCTCATTTTGATGATCTTGATGATCTTGATGATCTTGAAGGTTATCGGTGCTGTTACTATTAATATTTGCTCGATTCGTAGCTATTTTATTTTTTTTAGTTTGCACTTCTTCTGTTTCTTGCAAAATCTGGGCTTCTTTGTGTTCTTTTTCAACTTTCTCTTGCTGCTCTTTTAGACGCTCTTGCTCAGCAGTAGCTCGGTATTGCGCTTGTTTGTCAGCGATTTTCTTGGCAGCAGCTTGTTCAGTATCATGAGTTTTGTATAAGGCCTCAAGATGAGCATCTAAATCAGGAGCGTTAAAAACGAACGCTTCAAATGGAGTATCTGTCTGTAGTAAGGAAGTGATATCGGTGAGCTCTTGAATAATCGCTGCACGTATCGGCTCTGGCGCACGCGTCCAACGCTGATAAAATTGATGGGAAAATGAATAGCTTGACATGGTTTCTTCCATATATATTCCAAAAATTACCCCTTATCATACGCAAGTACGATAAGGGGCTGCAAGGGGACAAACGTAGCAAATATGACGTTATCGTTACATTGATAGTATCATGAGACGCTGGGTTTCAATACCTTTAGGATCGCTCTTATGCCAAGTATCACGACCAGCGCGCAAAGATTAAGGAACCGTTAGTACCACCAAAACCAAAACTATTAGAGACGGCATACTGCAAATTATCAACTTTACGTGATTGGTGGGGTACGTAGTCAAGATTGCAGTTGTCTTCAATATTATCTAGATTAATGGTCGGTGGTACGTGCTGATGCTGCAAAGCAAGTACGGTAAAGATCGCTTCAATACCGCCGGCTGCACCTAGCAGATGACCGGTCATTGACTTGGTTGAGCTGACCAAAATACTGTCTTTGATAGGAGCAAATACGGTCTCAATCGCTATTGATTCAGCGACATCTCCCGCAGGCGTGCTGGTGCCGTGCGCGTTAACATAACCGACAGCAGATGGCTCGATACCAGCATCATTAAGCGCATTTCGCATCGCCCGCGCTGCACCACTACCATCTTCAGGGGGCGAGGTAATATGACTGGCGTCATCACTCATGCCAAATCCGACCAGCTCAGCTAATATCGTCGCGCCACGCTTTTTGGCATGAGCCAAGCTCTCTAACACCATGACACCCGAGCCATCACCCAGTACAAAACCATCACGATCTTTATCGAAAGGACGCGAGGCTTTAGTTGGTTCGTCATTACGAGTAGAGAGCGCGTGCATCGCCGCAAAGCCTGACATACCAAGAGGGCTTGAGCCTTTTTCGCTACCACCAGCAATCATCACATCGGCATCGCCATAAGCAATTAAGCGTGCGGCTAATCCAATAGCATGGGTGGCAGTTGTGCATGCAGTTGAAGTGGCAAGATTTGGGCCCTTTAGGGTGTGTTTGATTGCCACGATACCGGCCGCCATATTAGCGATAGAGCCGGGGATAATAAAAGGCGAGACTTTTTTAGGGCCTTTATCATTTAGCATGGCACAGCTGTCTTCAATGGTTTGAATACCGCCAATACCCGACCCTATAATGACGCCAAAACGCTCTTGATCCACGCCATTTACAGGGGTGTCAGCAGCGCTAATCTCATCGATATAGCCAGCATCTTTTAAGGCCATGGTCGTTGCCGCCACCGCATAATGTATAAAATCGTCGTAGCGACGTGCGTCTTTAACGCTCACATATTGCTTGGCGTCGAAGCCCTTAACCACGCCTGCTATTTGAGCCCGATATTCAGTAGCATCGAAATGTGTTATCTGCGCGATACCGCTTTCACCATTGAGTAGGCTGGTCCAGGTGCTTTCGACATCCAGCCCCAGTGGCGTAACGGCGCCCATACCCGTGACCACTATTCGAGTCTCATCAGAGCGCTCATAATGGGGTGGCTTATGACGACGCGGATTTTGTTTCGGCTTTGTGGCCGTATTATTGGCTTGCGACGTAGGTAAACTGCTATGTTGGCTCATGCGCTATGTCCTATACTTGCGGTCCTAAAAGGATGATATTTTACTTTTGTTATATAGCTACTGTTTAACAGGGTCATATTATTTATAGCGTTATATGCGTATTTTAGCAACCATTATAAAGCACATTAGTTTACGACTGTAAACTTAAAGTAACCAATGAGGTCGATAAGGCAAGATAAAGACTAGCATTAGCTGATGGCAATAGCATTAGTTTACTCAATATTTATAACATTCTATTCATTAGGCCAAACAGAATTAAGCGAAGCAAACCTGGCCCAGTACCACGCCTTTATTAGCACCCGTCACCGCCGGCAAGTTGCCCACTTCTCCCATTAGCGTCTGTCGTGCCAGCCATGCAAAAGCCACTGCTTCCACCCATGTTGGATCGAGTCCCAAGCTTGCAGTGGTCTCGACACTACAATGTGGCAGGTGTGCTTGAATTCGTGTCATCAAATAATCATTAAGCGCGCCGCCGCCACAGATATAAACTTCGCCTTTTACTGCTTCATTTTTTATAAACTGTCTCATTTGATTACTGGCTGTTATCGCGGTTAGCTCAGTGAGAGTTGCCTGCACATCGGCTGAAGAGTAACGTGTATTAGCAGCTGCTTGATCAAATGTCTGTAGCTCGGCTTGTAGCCATCCTAAATTAAAGTCTTCGCGCCCGGTAGTTTTAGGACAAGCCTTGGCAAAGAAAGGATGCATTAACAACTGGTTCAGCAACGTTTCAATCACTTGCCCAGACTGTGCCCATGCGCCGCCTGCATCATAATTTTTACCGGTATGTAATGCCGCCCATGCATCCAACAATAAGTTAGCGGGACCGGTATCATAACCGATGATTTGCGCTGTTGCTTGTTGCTCATTTTGACTACTAGAGTGCCCATCCGTAGAGTGTGCTAGAGAGCTTGCTGGCAAGACTGTGATATTTGCAATGCCACCTAGATTAAGTAGCACACGAGTGGTGCTAGAGGAAGCAAATAGCGCTTGATGAAAGGCTGGAACTAATGGTGCGCCTTGGCCACCGACCGCCATATCACGACGGCGAAAGTCACTGACTACACTGATTCCCGTACGTTCAGTAATAATATTAGCATCAATTAATTGTAGCGTAAAACCCATCTGTGGGCGATGGCGAACCGTTTGCCCATGACAGCCAACTGCTAAGACTGATTCCGCATCAATATCAACTTGTTGCAATAAAGTATTGACCACTTCGCTGGCAAACTCCCCATACATACGACTTGCCCAGCCGAACCAATCTAGCTCACCACAGTTATTATCAGGTTCATCGTCTTGAGGAATTAAATCTTTCACCCCGTTTGGCCGACATAAAGCCAGTAGCACCTCACGTAAACGCGTTGGAAAATCTTGACTGTAAGTGGCCAATAATTGCATGGGAGCGGAAGTATTCGTATTATTATTACTGTCAGCTTTGACATTAGAACTGA
The sequence above is a segment of the Psychrobacter sp. PL19 genome. Coding sequences within it:
- the lnt gene encoding apolipoprotein N-acyltransferase, which gives rise to MRLSTVDLQKRLNPTKSKRLPLSLTILLAWVAGGIFLFALAPYGFWPVALLSPAILYALLLPEMSGKRAFIIGEAYGMGLWCVGAFWLYTSIHDYGNTPAWLALIMIALMGLAMGLFHGFLALTFNRMVGKQPFSFTALWVLQEWLKTWLLTGFPWLFVGYAFTEEYWLSSLAPVGGVFAVSFVAVLLAASVVELLRRRGGYLIASAAVLIISTSLWLINPQWTQPKGTPDLSVSLIQGNIPQDLKWLTDYQVETLNIYATLTSTEWGRDIVLWPESSIPMFQTEAVGFISEMVKMANETNTSWITGIPYKDEAAYNASTDDYPPFYNSVIALGAEADGLYKKQRLVPFGEYIPFEGLLDILPNLAGSQDIMSYSRGSEQQSPLRVRGHNIGVAVCYEVAYPDTTRKNAIGADFLLTISNDAWFGTSAGPLQHLQMVQMRSLENGRWFMRATNTGVTAIIDHKGRIVKRAPQFERTVLRGDIQARVGNTPFMLFGHYPILIIIALLLLLSYLGKREHTCTRSGK
- a CDS encoding peptide MFS transporter, producing MSTEPQSEFSAAELAALEDGFMGHPQPLRPLFFTEMWERFSYYSIRPLLVLFMVASVGSGGFGFDEVTASAIYGIFAGSLYLAAVPGGWLADNWLGQERALWWGSIIIALGHLCIALSAMFGMTLFFVGLICIVLGSGLFKTCISVMVGALYPKSDARRDGGFTLFYMGINIGALLAALIVGVFKEKGMWHVGFGVGGLGMLVSLLIYRFTAQKSLTRYARAKGITADWEHANEGYKNVGRWVAGFLALLVAIIVLVSTGIMPFAPEMVAEYMTYLIAAVVILYFAVMFISPRLDKTDKLRLLICFILIIGSTLFWSSFEQQPTSFNLFADNYTDLNVLGFEVPSIWFQSLNPLFILMLAPIASILWVKLGNRNLEPSSMTKFALGMLLAAAGFALMIFASKSILTNEGGLASPLWLVGSLFLLTLGELALSPVGLSAMTKLAPKGMQGQMMGLFFASIALGNLVAAFFGGHVSADKIEGLPGLFTTMTIFLVVTAIMLLALAKPVNNMLKKSERADQLS
- a CDS encoding aminopeptidase P family protein, which encodes MNKQNIHDRIDNLRQALVEQDLTAIIVPSADPHLSEYLPEYWQARQWLTGFTGSVGTLVVTADFAGLWTDSRYWVHAADQLEGTGISLEKLAPGQPNHIAWLAGHLQEGDSVAVDGNVLSIAEQDKLLNAFDANDITLITDRDVLDDVWADRPALPTAKLYVHNAQFVAQSAASKLAAVREGMKEAGATHHLLSSLDDIAWLTNLRGADIDYNPIFLSHLLISSDNATLFIDNNKISSEIEQGLKDSGFTLADYNAVQDALGALTPEDLLLLDPSKVAIGTLSKIADDVGFIEQMAPSSLLKSVKSDADIDHVREAMRQDGAALCEFFADFEQRLADGERLSELDVDSMLIAVRSQQPHYVSPSFPTIAGFNDNGALPHYRATPEKFSYLDVAEGEGGLLLIDSGAQYQNGTTDITRVVGIGQVSDAHKRDFSTVLKAHVALARANFPDGIASPLIDAICRAPLWQAQMDYGHGTGHGVGFFLNVHEGPQVIAYSASTPKERAMKAGMISSNEPGLYREGKYGIRIENLMVNKRVAQPTETDFGDFLNFETVTYCPIDTRLIEKSLLSDVEVDWLNNYHKQVYAELNSRVKGAALEWLTERTKAI
- the fabF gene encoding beta-ketoacyl-ACP synthase II: MSQHSSLPTSQANNTATKPKQNPRRHKPPHYERSDETRIVVTGMGAVTPLGLDVESTWTSLLNGESGIAQITHFDATEYRAQIAGVVKGFDAKQYVSVKDARRYDDFIHYAVAATTMALKDAGYIDEISAADTPVNGVDQERFGVIIGSGIGGIQTIEDSCAMLNDKGPKKVSPFIIPGSIANMAAGIVAIKHTLKGPNLATSTACTTATHAIGLAARLIAYGDADVMIAGGSEKGSSPLGMSGFAAMHALSTRNDEPTKASRPFDKDRDGFVLGDGSGVMVLESLAHAKKRGATILAELVGFGMSDDASHITSPPEDGSGAARAMRNALNDAGIEPSAVGYVNAHGTSTPAGDVAESIAIETVFAPIKDSILVSSTKSMTGHLLGAAGGIEAIFTVLALQHQHVPPTINLDNIEDNCNLDYVPHQSRKVDNLQYAVSNSFGFGGTNGSLIFARWS
- a CDS encoding anhydro-N-acetylmuramic acid kinase, whose product is MTNPAPTADNANFLHQDVATNNSEDTDYATLTDTLEQTVFESFDDGLYIGMMSGTSLDGMDAVLCQFSSNVKADSNNNTNTSAPMQLLATYSQDFPTRLREVLLALCRPNGVKDLIPQDDEPDNNCGELDWFGWASRMYGEFASEVVNTLLQQVDIDAESVLAVGCHGQTVRHRPQMGFTLQLIDANIITERTGISVVSDFRRRDMAVGGQGAPLVPAFHQALFASSSTTRVLLNLGGIANITVLPASSLAHSTDGHSSSQNEQQATAQIIGYDTGPANLLLDAWAALHTGKNYDAGGAWAQSGQVIETLLNQLLMHPFFAKACPKTTGREDFNLGWLQAELQTFDQAAANTRYSSADVQATLTELTAITASNQMRQFIKNEAVKGEVYICGGGALNDYLMTRIQAHLPHCSVETTASLGLDPTWVEAVAFAWLARQTLMGEVGNLPAVTGANKGVVLGQVCFA